The genomic region TTAATGCTCCTAAAATTGCAGCATAAAATGTTGATGCTAAGGAAGATTGAAATGCAAATGTCAAATAAGCTGAAACTGAACCTAGCGGAGCTATAGAACTTAAGGATTGTGCAATTACTAAATATTTAGGTATTGATTCCTTTTTTGGTTCAAGTCTTTTATCTATGTTCACAATGCTTAAGAGCTAGCATGTTATTTTAAACTTAATTTCAAAATATGTTTATCTTCTTCAGAAATTTCCAAGCTAAAACTGCTATTATTATTAATGATGCTGTAACTATTGCCAATGGTATCATGTTAAAATAAATCAGTATTAAACCCATGTAATACGCTGCATAAATAGCATAAAATATTAATGTATCAGCGAAGCTTGGCTTTCTTAATAAATAATATGTTATGAATGCAGTAGTTATTATAAATCCTCCTATTAAGGCTGGTATTAAAATTTCCATAAGTTATGATTAGATAATTTAATTAAAAAAGTTTTTACTTTTTGAGAGTACAAGTTTTAATAAAGGAAATGAATAAAGATATCATAATGAAAAACTTAGAATTTAGAATTCCATTAATAGGTTCTGCGATCTCGTTATTTATAGGAGGTCTTTTACTTATAGGAAAAGTTCCCAGTATTTTAACCTTAGGTACTATGATTGTTGTAGTTATTTTAGTCTCATTAGCGTTCCTAATTACTAGATATAAGAATCTAGTACATGTCGGAGGGATACTTGGAATCTTAGCAATAATTTCTTCTGCTACTGCGCCAGCACATAATGAGGCATTGTTAAATTTTGGAAAATCACTTTACATTACTACACTAGATCTTTTAATGATTCTAGGTTTTTATGTTTTTCCTATTATATATATTTATTTTTGGGTTTTTACCATTATAAGAAGAAAAACAATAACTTAATATACCTAATATAATATTTTAGCTTATGTATGTCATAGATCCCGCGGCTAGAGTAGCAGATTTAATAGGTTTATTATCAACATTACAAGGAACCTTCGGTGGAAAAACTGACTTATATATGTTAGAAAAGGAAATGGAAGTTGACCTAGACGATTTAATGCCAATAGTTTACACTGCAAGTTACTTAGGCTTTGTAACAGTAGGAGAAGGAGATATAATAATAACTGATAAAGGAATGGAATTCCTTAATGCTAATATTAGAAAACGTAAAGAAATTTTAAGAGAGAGTCTAGTTAAAGTTGAGCCTTTTATTACAGCAATCGAGTTAAAAACGTTTTCCCTAGAGTCATTGAAAGAAGCCTTAGAGAAAAAGGGAATTTTTGTTTACAATACACCAGAAGGGGATTACGATCTTCAGATGACTTTAACAGAATGGGGAGTTTACTCTGGATTAATATCAAGATACGACGATAATATGTACAAGGTAAATTACGAAAAGGCGTAATTGTAGAATACTTATTACGATAAATCGTAATAGAACATAAGTTTATAAGATAAAGATAAAATATGAATTTATGGAAAAGGAAATAAAGGAACCAGTCAAACATTACACTAATGAGGCTGACACATTTAGAACTAAAGTCTTTGGAATACAAGACGGATTAATAGGAATAGGAAGCATTGCAATAGGTGCCGCAGGCTTTTCGCAAGAGCCTCTCTTAGTAGTAATAACAGGATTAATAGCTACGATAGGTCAAGCGTTCTCCATGGGAATAGGAGAGTACATATCAACTAGAGTAAGGATGCAGGTAATACAGAACGAGATAAAGAAAGAGAAATACGAAATAGATAATTTTCCAGAGAAAGAAAGAGACGAATTAATAGGTTTCTACATTAAAAAAGGCCTAAGTAGAGAAGAATCAGAAAAAATAGCTGACATTTTCATGAAGAATAAAGAAACTGTATTAAGAGAAATGATGCTTAATGAACTAAAAATTACACCAGAAGAATTTGAGAACCCAGTGAAATTGGGATTCCTTATGAGCCTTTACTTAATTATAGGAGGACTTTTACCATTGATACCATTTATAATTTCACTATTTGTAAGAATTCCATTTTATACATCACTTTTGTCATCAATGGCTATAATGTTGGCTTCTTTAGGAATTTTCGGCAGTATGGCGACAAAATATACCGGATTAAGCAAACCTAGAGGTGCACTAGAACAAATAGGAACAGGATTAATAGCATTAATAGGAAGCTACGTTGCAGGATTATTACTAGCTCACTTTATTACAATACCTCCAGCATTAAGCTATTGACCACCAGCTGTTAATAATTGAGCCAAATTTCTCGGAATTCTAGCAGGTTTATTTTCTTCTTTAAATAATTCTCTTCTTCTAGCCTCTAAAATAAGTGGTTCAGTATTTAAGAACTCCGCTGCTGTCATAACTTTGGCATTTACACTCCTAGCTATTTCATAAACATTTGATAATACTGTCTTATAATTTAAATCCCTTAAAACATGATGGTCAACTATCATCGTTTCAGCTCCTTCTTTTACTACTCTTTCAAGGTTTTTTATTGAATTATCTAAATCCTCCTGCTTTAACGCATAACCTAAAAGATAGCTTAAAGGCCCATCTATTATTATGACATTAGGCTTTACTTTTAATGTAAACTCCAAGTGCTGAT from Acidianus ambivalens harbors:
- a CDS encoding AAA-associated domain-containing protein, translated to MYVIDPAARVADLIGLLSTLQGTFGGKTDLYMLEKEMEVDLDDLMPIVYTASYLGFVTVGEGDIIITDKGMEFLNANIRKRKEILRESLVKVEPFITAIELKTFSLESLKEALEKKGIFVYNTPEGDYDLQMTLTEWGVYSGLISRYDDNMYKVNYEKA
- a CDS encoding VIT1/CCC1 transporter family protein, which produces MEKEIKEPVKHYTNEADTFRTKVFGIQDGLIGIGSIAIGAAGFSQEPLLVVITGLIATIGQAFSMGIGEYISTRVRMQVIQNEIKKEKYEIDNFPEKERDELIGFYIKKGLSREESEKIADIFMKNKETVLREMMLNELKITPEEFENPVKLGFLMSLYLIIGGLLPLIPFIISLFVRIPFYTSLLSSMAIMLASLGIFGSMATKYTGLSKPRGALEQIGTGLIALIGSYVAGLLLAHFITIPPALSY